One Pseudodesulfovibrio senegalensis DNA segment encodes these proteins:
- a CDS encoding HD domain-containing protein: MSELLKKHVSAFLKFAKTFEYGSIEDQDNIRLKIDHTMRVLGIAQRISASLDLTKTAREAACLAALYHDTGRFPQYARYKTYKDGKSENHALLGVRTIRQNGFLADVPETIRRLVYGAVSLHNKKDLPPLSPHLGTVCHIVRDSDKLDIMHVLLEHLDQERVSPVVVMGAAPHPEEYTKQLLSDVCNQRTGDYSLVHWTNDCRLLMASWAFSLNFPESYSILDEKDYLGQIFKGLPDDPECRNFKKMVTNYARSCL, encoded by the coding sequence ATGTCCGAACTCCTGAAAAAACATGTCTCTGCATTCCTCAAATTTGCCAAGACGTTTGAATACGGCAGCATTGAAGACCAAGACAACATCCGCCTCAAAATCGATCACACCATGCGGGTGCTTGGCATTGCCCAGCGCATCTCCGCCTCTCTCGACCTGACGAAAACAGCGCGGGAAGCCGCCTGTCTGGCTGCACTGTATCATGACACCGGACGCTTTCCCCAATACGCACGGTACAAGACGTACAAAGACGGTAAATCCGAGAACCACGCACTGCTCGGTGTCAGGACCATTCGCCAAAACGGATTTCTCGCGGATGTACCGGAGACAATCCGCCGCCTTGTCTACGGAGCAGTAAGTCTGCACAATAAAAAGGACCTTCCGCCCCTCTCGCCACATCTGGGCACTGTCTGCCACATTGTTCGCGACAGTGACAAACTCGACATCATGCATGTACTTCTGGAGCATCTCGATCAGGAGAGGGTCAGCCCTGTCGTGGTCATGGGGGCGGCGCCGCACCCCGAAGAATATACAAAACAATTGCTGTCCGACGTCTGCAATCAACGCACGGGCGATTATTCACTTGTACACTGGACCAATGACTGCCGCCTGCTCATGGCAAGCTGGGCCTTTTCTCTCAATTTTCCTGAATCATATTCAATCCTTGACGAAAAGGATTATCTCGGACAGATTTTCAAGGGACTACCGGACGACCCTGAATGCAGGAATTTTAAAAAAATGGTCACAAACTATGCCCGATCCTGCTTATAA
- a CDS encoding SHOCT domain-containing protein gives MQTALMNIAAGLQEFFSQPQWRLWPFGPGYGDTLLPSLARLLFAAAILGAIMLFLRILFGPGGIWRDKELEAEAEAERKQELAELEQEFSDGKISELEYKRRKKALR, from the coding sequence ATGCAAACAGCACTTATGAATATCGCTGCCGGCCTGCAGGAATTCTTCAGCCAACCACAATGGCGACTTTGGCCTTTCGGTCCAGGATACGGAGACACCCTGCTTCCCTCGCTGGCTCGGCTGCTTTTTGCGGCAGCCATACTGGGTGCCATCATGCTTTTCCTGCGCATACTTTTCGGCCCCGGCGGGATCTGGCGCGACAAGGAACTCGAAGCCGAAGCCGAAGCCGAACGAAAACAGGAACTGGCCGAGTTGGAACAAGAGTTCAGCGACGGCAAAATTTCCGAACTCGAATACAAACGCCGGAAAAAGGCTCTACGCTGA
- a CDS encoding response regulator: MRILIVEDEFTSRKLLTSLLSDYGHCDTATDGVECVQAFRAALDEGKPYDLVCLDIMMPNMNGHQALNEIRKLESERGIKPSAEAKVIMVTALNDPSTVVKAYYKGGVSAYLPKPIEIDTLLSILRDLDMID; this comes from the coding sequence ATGAGAATCCTGATTGTTGAAGATGAATTCACAAGCCGCAAGTTGCTGACATCCCTGTTGTCCGACTACGGCCACTGCGATACGGCCACCGACGGTGTCGAGTGTGTGCAGGCGTTCAGGGCTGCTCTGGATGAGGGCAAACCGTACGATCTCGTTTGCCTCGACATCATGATGCCGAACATGAACGGGCATCAGGCGCTCAATGAGATACGCAAACTCGAATCCGAGCGTGGGATCAAGCCTTCGGCCGAAGCCAAGGTTATCATGGTTACCGCTCTCAATGATCCCTCCACAGTGGTCAAAGCGTACTACAAGGGGGGGGTCAGTGCTTACCTGCCCAAACCCATCGAGATAGACACCCTTTTGTCCATTCTTCGCGATCTTGATATGATTGATTAA
- a CDS encoding TIM44-like domain-containing protein, whose product MNTSRFVRSIFFAVLFVALVAPAAHAQGEAAKTPSLLDMFLLGLIIFLLVRMFRRRFGRWNRPDNEQRHSDTDHDAGEQQTRDRYDNARATWDMLSGDGAEQASVRTPKSGSSDFDEAEFLEGAKLFYHRFMEAADSGDWDSVAGFLDSALLDELQRNKDLAQSDRTKVMLLEARIADLQQQDGTTRVSVFFDAQLRFGETGDRQAVKREVWEFYRPDHTPGALWTLDAMNTVDQ is encoded by the coding sequence ATGAATACGTCCAGATTTGTTCGTTCCATTTTTTTTGCTGTGCTTTTTGTTGCTTTGGTTGCGCCTGCTGCCCATGCGCAAGGGGAAGCTGCCAAGACTCCGAGCCTTCTGGACATGTTCTTGCTCGGCCTTATCATTTTTTTGCTGGTGCGCATGTTCCGTCGTCGATTCGGGCGTTGGAATCGGCCGGACAATGAACAGAGGCATTCCGATACGGATCATGACGCTGGCGAGCAGCAGACCCGTGACAGGTATGACAATGCCCGGGCCACTTGGGACATGTTGTCCGGCGACGGTGCAGAACAGGCTTCCGTCCGCACGCCCAAAAGCGGTTCTTCCGATTTTGATGAGGCAGAGTTCCTCGAAGGCGCCAAGCTTTTTTATCATCGTTTTATGGAAGCTGCGGATTCTGGAGACTGGGATTCCGTGGCTGGCTTTCTGGATTCTGCCTTGCTTGACGAGTTGCAGCGCAACAAGGATTTGGCGCAAAGCGATCGGACCAAAGTCATGTTGCTGGAAGCCCGGATTGCGGATTTGCAGCAGCAGGACGGTACAACCAGGGTTTCCGTGTTCTTCGATGCACAGCTTCGCTTTGGGGAAACGGGTGACAGGCAGGCGGTAAAACGGGAAGTCTGGGAATTTTACAGGCCGGATCATACTCCCGGAGCACTATGGACTCTGGATGCCATGAATACGGTTGATCAATAG
- a CDS encoding class I SAM-dependent methyltransferase has product MPEVGYDLERPMDELLEVARAKFGEVIFEEVSIGELKLKILQIKDMPAYIDKLVAKAKPGKTVELPLWAKIWPSCLFLGLYLQHAKLADVDSVLELGAGVAVIGVVAAKMGHAVTVTDIEDDALLFARINALANDVADKVTIVKADFTKDSLDVRFGYIIGCEVLYNESTYKKVAGFVDKHLAEGPEAEVLLAMDKKRQAQEFFRAASEKFVFMRKQFDFSDGESGEGQVVNFYRMRRG; this is encoded by the coding sequence TTGCCTGAAGTCGGTTACGATCTGGAACGCCCCATGGATGAACTCCTTGAGGTGGCCCGTGCCAAATTTGGTGAAGTGATTTTTGAGGAAGTGTCCATTGGCGAGTTGAAGTTGAAGATTCTGCAGATCAAGGACATGCCTGCATATATTGACAAACTGGTGGCCAAGGCCAAGCCGGGGAAAACAGTGGAGCTGCCGCTTTGGGCCAAGATATGGCCTTCCTGTCTTTTTCTCGGTCTGTACCTGCAGCATGCAAAGCTGGCCGATGTTGATTCGGTTCTCGAGCTCGGTGCCGGCGTTGCCGTTATTGGTGTTGTGGCTGCCAAGATGGGGCATGCCGTGACTGTGACGGACATTGAAGATGATGCCTTGCTTTTTGCCCGCATCAACGCCCTTGCGAACGATGTTGCCGACAAGGTGACCATAGTCAAGGCCGATTTTACCAAGGATTCTCTTGATGTTCGTTTTGGCTACATAATCGGATGTGAAGTTCTCTACAACGAAAGCACATATAAAAAAGTCGCCGGATTTGTGGACAAGCATCTTGCCGAAGGTCCTGAAGCGGAAGTGTTGCTGGCCATGGACAAGAAACGTCAGGCACAGGAGTTCTTCAGGGCGGCAAGCGAAAAATTCGTTTTTATGCGCAAGCAATTCGATTTTTCCGATGGAGAATCCGGAGAAGGGCAGGTCGTTAATTTCTATCGTATGCGTCGAGGGTAG
- a CDS encoding YcaO-like family protein, with amino-acid sequence MITLQACPKAYTKDQDKAFAPAETVARVKKLMAAKCRGVLAETERVDTGRLGIPVFVSTCGPQAAQVMPTRKQMGKGASPDQAEASALMELVERFSFFTFWEDDSNFEELTWSEAQQRWPGTVIGVERMLQSVGEELTEEQAVAVLDLVAWKFHPALNLATESVEYVPLDWFKKLNEFNGSSAGNTFEESLGQGLSELVERHVCCRIDRERMELPTIDLDSCDDPVFRDLVQRYRNNGITIILKDFSLGFPVPTVGALAYDEKTFPALSEIVFTAGTAASPLKAAVRALTEVAQLAGDFETSRVYEASGLPKFTSLDQVGWLEDGPIISLDSLPTVEDNDILVELRHMAAGLKAMGFTAYGVDTTHPDLGVTANYGFVPGFDFRERTPHASLGMFVGCMLAEDAPIDEADHGLDVLETLYPDAHFLPFFRGLLALRMQDPGFAAIMFEVAEPLQPAPQERALAAFYAAYAMSLEERWDEMVPHLDKAIAHDDEVKEYFNLRGVARFKAGEYQVAAEDFEAALAIDSGSPEDLANLGLCHKLMGHSEQARDYLEAALGLNPELQYARDHLEELI; translated from the coding sequence ATGATCACGCTTCAAGCCTGCCCCAAGGCATATACAAAGGATCAGGATAAGGCCTTCGCTCCCGCGGAAACCGTAGCCCGCGTCAAGAAGCTTATGGCAGCCAAGTGCCGGGGCGTGCTTGCCGAGACCGAGAGGGTTGATACCGGCAGGCTCGGCATCCCTGTTTTCGTGAGTACTTGTGGCCCACAGGCCGCGCAGGTAATGCCTACCCGCAAACAGATGGGCAAGGGGGCCTCCCCAGATCAAGCCGAAGCTTCGGCCTTGATGGAACTGGTTGAGCGTTTCAGCTTTTTCACTTTCTGGGAAGACGATTCCAATTTTGAGGAATTGACCTGGAGTGAGGCGCAACAGCGATGGCCCGGAACGGTGATCGGTGTCGAGCGGATGTTGCAATCCGTAGGCGAGGAGCTGACTGAGGAACAGGCCGTCGCTGTCCTGGACCTGGTTGCCTGGAAATTCCATCCTGCATTGAATCTTGCAACCGAATCCGTGGAGTATGTGCCTCTGGATTGGTTCAAGAAACTCAATGAGTTCAACGGTTCTTCCGCAGGGAATACGTTTGAGGAATCCCTGGGGCAGGGGCTGAGCGAGTTGGTCGAACGCCATGTGTGCTGCCGGATTGATAGGGAACGCATGGAATTGCCGACCATTGATTTGGATTCGTGTGATGATCCTGTGTTTCGCGATCTCGTACAGCGATACCGTAATAACGGCATTACCATCATACTCAAGGATTTCAGCCTCGGTTTTCCCGTTCCCACTGTAGGCGCTCTGGCCTATGACGAGAAAACCTTTCCGGCTCTCAGCGAGATCGTATTCACTGCCGGTACTGCGGCTTCACCGCTGAAGGCGGCTGTGCGTGCGCTGACGGAAGTGGCCCAGCTTGCCGGCGATTTTGAAACCAGTCGGGTATACGAAGCTTCGGGGTTACCCAAGTTCACTTCGTTGGATCAGGTTGGTTGGCTTGAGGATGGTCCGATCATATCGCTGGATTCGTTGCCGACAGTAGAAGACAACGATATCCTTGTGGAGCTTCGGCATATGGCCGCGGGGCTCAAGGCCATGGGCTTCACGGCATATGGTGTGGATACAACGCATCCCGACCTCGGCGTTACCGCAAACTATGGCTTTGTTCCCGGGTTTGATTTTCGGGAGCGCACACCCCATGCAAGTCTGGGCATGTTCGTGGGGTGCATGCTTGCGGAGGATGCGCCGATCGACGAGGCGGATCACGGTCTTGACGTTTTGGAGACGTTGTATCCAGATGCTCATTTTCTGCCGTTTTTTCGTGGTCTCCTAGCATTGCGCATGCAGGATCCAGGTTTTGCGGCCATCATGTTCGAAGTGGCCGAACCCCTGCAGCCCGCGCCGCAGGAGCGCGCTTTGGCCGCCTTTTATGCGGCCTATGCCATGTCCCTTGAAGAGCGTTGGGATGAGATGGTCCCCCATTTGGACAAGGCCATTGCCCATGACGACGAGGTGAAGGAGTATTTCAACCTTCGGGGTGTTGCCCGGTTCAAGGCCGGAGAGTATCAGGTGGCAGCCGAGGACTTCGAGGCCGCGCTTGCCATCGACAGTGGGTCGCCTGAAGACCTCGCCAATCTTGGGCTTTGTCATAAATTGATGGGCCATTCGGAACAGGCGCGTGATTATCTTGAGGCCGCGCTCGGTTTGAATCCGGAATTGCAGTATGCACGTGATCATCTTGAAGAGTTGATATGA
- a CDS encoding TusE/DsrC/DsvC family sulfur relay protein — protein MAVVEFKGKSFEVDEDGFLQRFEDWTPEWVDYIKDTEGIKEMTDDHQKVIDFLQDYYKKNGIAPMVRILSKVTGFKLKQIYELFPSGPGKGACKMAGLPKPTGCV, from the coding sequence ATGGCTGTTGTCGAATTTAAGGGCAAATCGTTCGAGGTTGATGAAGACGGCTTCCTGCAGCGCTTCGAGGACTGGACTCCCGAGTGGGTCGATTACATCAAGGACACCGAAGGCATCAAGGAAATGACCGACGATCATCAGAAGGTCATCGATTTCCTGCAGGACTACTACAAGAAGAACGGCATCGCACCGATGGTGCGCATCCTTTCCAAGGTCACCGGCTTCAAGCTGAAGCAGATCTACGAGCTGTTCCCGTCCGGACCCGGCAAGGGAGCCTGTAAGATGGCTGGCCTGCCCAAGCCCACCGGCTGCGTCTAA
- the rpmE gene encoding 50S ribosomal protein L31, protein MKKDIHPKLFDATVRCNCGYETTLKSTKGEDVHVEICSNCHPFYTGKQRFVDTAGRIDRFRKKYAKFEQNKDAAK, encoded by the coding sequence ATGAAAAAAGATATTCATCCCAAGCTTTTTGATGCAACCGTTCGTTGCAACTGCGGTTATGAAACCACGCTGAAGAGCACCAAGGGCGAAGACGTCCATGTTGAAATTTGCTCTAACTGCCACCCGTTCTACACCGGCAAGCAGCGCTTTGTTGACACCGCCGGTCGTATTGACCGTTTCCGCAAGAAGTACGCTAAGTTCGAGCAGAACAAAGACGCCGCCAAGTAG
- a CDS encoding DUF1385 domain-containing protein, giving the protein MMRARNSLAIAVRKPDGEISVEVRPWFTFSSWKLFRKPFLRGFPVLMETMVNGIKALNYSASVAVEEDEEAGELTNFHLFLTLLFAVAAALGLFVVLPHFISVCMEWLGYGGDVESLSFHVWDGVFKMVVFIGYIAAISLIPDIRRVFQYHGAEHKVIWTYEEGRDLAPASARGYSRLHPRCGTAFLLFVLAVSILLYAFLVPWLLTFYSPEQFVFKHLYIVAVKLLLMVPVSNVAYELIKFSGKFNKNILCKALCWPGLMMQMLTTKEPDDEQIEVAIAALQCAVQAEEK; this is encoded by the coding sequence ATGATGCGTGCCCGCAACAGCCTTGCCATTGCAGTCCGCAAGCCTGATGGCGAGATTTCCGTGGAAGTCCGCCCCTGGTTCACATTCTCTTCATGGAAGCTTTTCCGTAAGCCGTTTTTGCGGGGATTCCCTGTGCTTATGGAAACTATGGTCAACGGCATCAAGGCGTTGAACTATTCCGCCTCGGTGGCGGTGGAAGAGGATGAGGAGGCGGGTGAACTGACCAATTTCCATCTTTTCCTGACCCTGCTGTTTGCCGTGGCAGCCGCTTTGGGCCTTTTTGTGGTCCTGCCCCATTTCATATCCGTGTGCATGGAGTGGCTCGGCTACGGCGGCGACGTCGAATCGCTCAGCTTTCATGTTTGGGACGGTGTGTTCAAGATGGTTGTCTTCATCGGGTACATTGCCGCCATCTCGCTTATCCCGGACATTCGGCGTGTGTTTCAGTACCATGGGGCCGAGCATAAGGTCATATGGACCTACGAGGAGGGGCGTGATCTTGCCCCGGCATCGGCACGCGGTTACAGCCGCCTGCACCCCCGTTGCGGCACGGCATTTTTGTTGTTCGTTTTGGCCGTCAGTATTCTTTTGTACGCCTTTCTGGTACCTTGGCTGCTGACGTTTTACAGCCCGGAACAGTTTGTTTTCAAGCATCTGTATATTGTGGCCGTGAAACTTTTGCTTATGGTTCCGGTGAGCAACGTTGCCTACGAATTGATCAAGTTTTCTGGAAAGTTCAACAAGAACATATTGTGCAAGGCCCTGTGCTGGCCCGGTCTCATGATGCAGATGCTCACTACCAAGGAGCCTGACGACGAGCAGATCGAGGTTGCCATTGCCGCCTTGCAGTGCGCAGTACAAGCCGAGGAGAAATAG
- the prfA gene encoding peptide chain release factor 1 → MFAKLEDIEQSYLDLEKELAAPEIFEDQKRYMKVSKAHADLGEIVAVFREYKKLSQELEDNREMLEDDDADIQAMAKAEIDDIEPRLPELEEQLKLLLLPKDPMDEKNIILEIRAGTGGEEAALFVADLFRMYSRFAESCRWKVEVMNSSETGTGGFKEIIASVSGDKVYSKLKYESGTHRVQRVPATESQGRIHTSAVTVAIMAEAEDVDVDIRNEDLRVDVFRASGPGGQSVNTTDSAVRITHVPTGLVVSCQDEKSQHKNKAKALKVLRSRLLQLEQEKAKAEEDAVRRSQVGSGDRSERIRTYNFPQGRVTDHRINLTLYKLDQVIEGDLGELLNALISHYQSEALQKQAEG, encoded by the coding sequence ATGTTTGCCAAGCTGGAAGATATAGAGCAATCCTATCTCGATCTTGAAAAGGAGCTTGCGGCTCCAGAGATATTCGAAGATCAGAAGCGCTATATGAAGGTCAGCAAGGCGCATGCCGATCTTGGTGAAATCGTGGCCGTATTCCGCGAGTACAAGAAGCTTTCGCAGGAGCTTGAGGACAACCGCGAAATGCTGGAAGACGATGATGCGGACATTCAGGCCATGGCCAAGGCTGAAATCGACGATATTGAGCCGCGTCTTCCCGAATTGGAAGAGCAGCTCAAGCTGTTGCTGTTGCCCAAGGATCCCATGGATGAAAAGAATATCATCCTCGAGATTCGCGCCGGAACAGGCGGGGAAGAGGCGGCCTTGTTTGTTGCGGACCTGTTCCGCATGTATTCCCGTTTTGCGGAATCCTGCAGATGGAAGGTCGAGGTCATGAACTCCAGTGAAACCGGCACCGGCGGTTTCAAGGAAATCATCGCTTCGGTTTCCGGGGACAAGGTTTACAGCAAACTGAAATACGAATCCGGCACGCATCGCGTGCAGCGGGTGCCCGCTACGGAATCGCAGGGACGTATCCACACCTCCGCGGTGACCGTGGCCATCATGGCCGAGGCCGAGGATGTGGATGTCGACATCCGCAACGAAGATCTGCGCGTGGATGTATTTCGTGCTTCCGGTCCCGGAGGACAGTCCGTCAACACAACGGACTCGGCTGTACGCATCACCCACGTTCCCACCGGGCTTGTGGTTTCCTGCCAGGACGAAAAATCCCAGCACAAGAACAAGGCTAAGGCACTCAAGGTTTTGCGCTCCCGGCTTCTGCAGCTGGAGCAGGAAAAAGCCAAGGCTGAAGAGGATGCCGTCCGCCGCAGTCAGGTTGGCTCCGGCGACCGTTCCGAACGGATTCGTACCTATAATTTCCCGCAGGGACGCGTGACCGACCATCGCATCAATTTGACCTTGTACAAGCTGGATCAGGTCATTGAAGGCGACCTTGGCGAACTGTTGAATGCCCTGATCAGCCATTACCAGAGTGAAGCCCTTCAAAAGCAGGCCGAAGGCTAG
- the prmC gene encoding peptide chain release factor N(5)-glutamine methyltransferase — protein MGPTVRQVLDESRQRLSAVDSPVLSAEVLIAHVLDVQRFQLHLDINRPLEEAQVSRIHELVARRAAGEPVAYLVGRQEFYGLDFSITPDVLIPRPETEHIVEYCEQLFDSQDSFVFADFGTGSGILAVTLAVLFPKSRGVAVDLLPGPLALARVNAKAHGALSRIHFAQADFTAPLFRPRSLDLVVSNPPYVTEEEYADCSPEVREFEPRTALTSGHDGLDHIRQLVPRVANALASGGSFLMEFGWRHGEAVRNILESQHGDFDGISINKDYSGHDRFVAAQKK, from the coding sequence ATGGGTCCGACCGTTCGTCAGGTACTTGACGAAAGCCGGCAGCGTTTGTCCGCTGTGGACTCGCCGGTTCTTTCCGCCGAAGTGCTCATAGCCCATGTGCTGGATGTGCAGCGCTTTCAACTGCACCTTGATATCAATCGTCCCCTTGAAGAAGCTCAGGTCAGCCGTATACATGAACTGGTGGCTCGCCGGGCGGCAGGGGAGCCTGTGGCCTATCTTGTCGGGCGGCAGGAGTTCTATGGTCTCGATTTTTCCATTACTCCTGACGTACTGATCCCCAGACCTGAAACCGAACATATCGTTGAATATTGCGAGCAACTGTTTGATTCGCAGGATTCGTTTGTGTTCGCAGATTTTGGTACGGGGTCAGGGATTCTTGCCGTCACTTTAGCCGTACTTTTTCCAAAATCCCGGGGCGTTGCCGTGGACTTGCTCCCCGGTCCTCTCGCCCTTGCCCGTGTTAATGCCAAGGCGCACGGTGCTCTTTCCCGCATACATTTTGCACAGGCCGATTTCACCGCACCGTTGTTTCGACCGCGCAGCCTCGATCTTGTGGTTTCCAACCCGCCATACGTTACGGAAGAGGAGTATGCCGATTGTTCACCCGAGGTGCGTGAATTCGAGCCGCGCACGGCATTGACGTCGGGGCATGACGGGTTGGATCATATTCGTCAGCTTGTGCCTCGTGTGGCGAATGCGTTGGCGAGTGGTGGCTCATTTCTCATGGAATTTGGTTGGCGTCATGGTGAGGCTGTTAGAAATATCCTGGAGTCGCAGCATGGGGATTTTGACGGAATTTCAATAAACAAGGATTATTCCGGGCACGATCGCTTTGTGGCGGCGCAGAAAAAATAA
- the lpxC gene encoding UDP-3-O-acyl-N-acetylglucosamine deacetylase — MLQTTIHKTVSCVGIGLHSGKQVEMTLRPAAEDTGVLFSVRNGSGSSFISPKPGLVVETGLATTLGNGQDSVSTVEHLLSAVRGMGIDNIQVEINGREVPIMDGSAAPFVYLLKQAGVRRLSKPRKILSFKKPVNFEADGKYIKARPYNGLRIDYTIEFAHPLIGTQHMVLDVTPDNFIAEVAKARTFGFLKEVDYLHANGLALGGSLDNAVVLDDYGLLNSEGLRFDDEFVRHKLLDFVGDMAVMGQPLYGHFEVFASGHAMNNEFLRHIDENRDIYLEEIVLEPRVVPQPEVEREFSGALPSVA; from the coding sequence ATGCTACAAACTACGATTCACAAGACTGTTAGCTGCGTTGGTATCGGGCTTCATAGCGGCAAACAGGTTGAAATGACCTTGCGCCCCGCAGCTGAGGATACCGGAGTTCTCTTTTCCGTTCGCAACGGTTCAGGTTCTTCCTTTATCAGTCCGAAGCCCGGGCTTGTTGTTGAAACCGGATTGGCCACCACCCTTGGCAACGGTCAGGATTCCGTTTCTACCGTCGAGCATCTGTTGTCTGCTGTACGCGGTATGGGCATCGACAATATTCAGGTAGAAATCAATGGCCGTGAAGTGCCCATCATGGATGGTAGTGCTGCCCCGTTTGTTTATCTTCTCAAACAGGCCGGTGTCCGCAGGCTTTCCAAGCCCCGCAAGATTCTTTCTTTTAAGAAGCCGGTTAATTTCGAAGCCGACGGAAAATATATCAAGGCCCGTCCGTACAATGGCCTTCGTATTGATTATACCATTGAATTTGCTCATCCGCTCATCGGCACCCAGCATATGGTGCTGGATGTGACCCCCGATAATTTCATTGCCGAAGTCGCCAAGGCCCGGACGTTTGGTTTTCTCAAGGAAGTCGATTATTTGCATGCAAACGGCCTTGCCTTGGGCGGTTCGCTCGACAATGCCGTGGTTCTCGATGACTACGGTCTGCTGAACTCCGAAGGCCTGCGTTTTGATGACGAATTCGTCCGTCACAAGCTGCTTGATTTTGTTGGTGACATGGCGGTTATGGGACAACCGTTGTATGGACACTTTGAAGTGTTTGCCTCCGGTCACGCCATGAACAACGAATTCTTGCGTCATATTGATGAAAACAGGGATATTTATTTAGAAGAAATCGTTCTTGAACCGCGGGTTGTCCCGCAGCCCGAGGTTGAACGCGAGTTCTCAGGCGCTTTGCCCAGTGTGGCCTGA
- a CDS encoding flagellar basal body-associated FliL family protein produces the protein MVLLVPDDSEEVAAPPVDASAESSGQPKAQLDDSEASKATQKVDLDLDDAPFLEDEEEEEIELEEPEEPALEDEEPKKKKGLPPIFKNKLFYMGLTIALLLIVIVVLLFSRPSAPPPPPPETQQTEPAPEPVVEPENVKPNDILLRLDPFLIEQKDSEGTIRFLEVRLVLNTTNDELAQQFKQETFTIRNAIYYYLKNKDLAFLSDKKNADKLKKELLAVVNQYMAYGRFESLLFEQYLVR, from the coding sequence ATGGTCCTGCTTGTCCCGGATGATTCCGAAGAGGTCGCGGCACCTCCCGTGGATGCCTCTGCTGAATCATCCGGGCAGCCCAAGGCCCAGCTTGATGACAGCGAAGCCAGCAAGGCAACGCAAAAAGTCGATCTCGACCTCGACGATGCTCCTTTTCTTGAAGACGAAGAAGAGGAAGAAATAGAGCTTGAAGAGCCGGAAGAACCTGCTCTTGAAGATGAGGAACCCAAAAAGAAAAAAGGGTTGCCTCCGATCTTCAAAAACAAGCTTTTTTATATGGGCCTTACCATTGCCCTGCTGCTGATTGTCATTGTAGTTCTCCTGTTCAGCCGTCCATCGGCACCACCTCCCCCTCCCCCTGAAACACAGCAGACAGAACCGGCCCCGGAACCTGTTGTCGAGCCGGAAAACGTCAAACCAAATGACATCCTCCTGCGTCTGGACCCGTTTCTTATAGAACAGAAGGATTCCGAGGGAACCATACGCTTTCTGGAAGTGCGCCTCGTACTGAACACGACAAACGACGAACTGGCCCAACAATTCAAGCAGGAAACGTTCACAATACGCAACGCGATTTATTATTATCTGAAGAATAAGGATCTCGCATTTTTGTCCGATAAGAAGAATGCGGACAAACTCAAAAAAGAACTGCTGGCTGTCGTCAACCAGTACATGGCCTATGGCCGGTTCGAGTCCTTGCTGTTTGAACAATACCTTGTGAGGTGA
- a CDS encoding chemotaxis response regulator CheY produces MAADTSMRILVVDDFSTMRKIVKNILRQLGFTNIVEADDGTTAWDTLNKDNIDFIVSDWNMPKMSGIELLRKVRDSEEYADIPFLMVTAEAQQENIIEAVQAKVSNYIVKPFTPETLSQKIEKIFQ; encoded by the coding sequence ATGGCCGCCGACACCAGCATGCGTATTCTTGTCGTGGATGATTTTTCCACCATGAGAAAAATCGTCAAAAACATCCTTCGCCAGCTCGGCTTCACCAATATTGTCGAAGCTGACGACGGCACCACGGCTTGGGACACTCTGAACAAAGATAATATCGACTTTATCGTGTCCGACTGGAACATGCCCAAAATGTCCGGCATCGAACTTCTGCGCAAGGTACGTGACAGTGAGGAATATGCCGACATCCCCTTCCTGATGGTGACAGCTGAAGCTCAGCAGGAAAACATCATTGAAGCGGTTCAGGCCAAGGTTTCCAACTATATTGTCAAGCCGTTCACACCGGAAACATTGAGCCAGAAGATCGAAAAGATTTTCCAGTAG